The following proteins come from a genomic window of Heyndrickxia acidicola:
- a CDS encoding SDR family oxidoreductase, which produces MNTEKVSINDFSMDFFSLKGKAAIITGGNSGLGQGFALALAKAGADIFAVSIADDNDETKSLIEAEGVKYHLMITDVTEEGACKKIAEECIHVYGKIDILVNNAGICINEPDVTKFTRLQWDKMVAINLTAGFELSHEVAKYMIPQKSGKIINTCSLFSYLGGQWSPAYAATKHGLAGFTKAYCDELAQFNIQVNGIAPGYFATAVTEKTRANPEANQRILDHIPANRWGNILDLMGTAVFLASDASNYVNGTLVNVDGGYLVR; this is translated from the coding sequence ATGAATACTGAAAAAGTGAGTATTAATGATTTCTCGATGGATTTTTTTAGCTTAAAAGGAAAGGCAGCGATTATCACAGGAGGAAATTCCGGATTGGGACAAGGATTTGCTCTTGCACTTGCAAAAGCAGGCGCCGATATTTTTGCCGTCAGCATTGCTGATGACAATGATGAAACGAAAAGCTTAATTGAAGCAGAAGGTGTTAAGTACCATCTGATGATTACAGACGTTACTGAAGAAGGTGCATGTAAAAAAATCGCGGAAGAATGTATTCATGTTTATGGGAAAATAGATATTCTCGTTAATAACGCAGGTATATGTATTAATGAACCCGATGTAACGAAGTTTACTAGACTGCAGTGGGATAAGATGGTCGCTATTAATTTAACGGCTGGTTTTGAATTATCTCATGAAGTAGCAAAGTATATGATTCCGCAAAAAAGCGGAAAAATCATTAATACTTGTTCATTGTTTTCTTATCTGGGAGGACAATGGTCGCCGGCATATGCTGCAACTAAACACGGTTTAGCAGGTTTTACAAAAGCATATTGTGATGAATTGGCTCAATTTAATATTCAAGTTAATGGGATTGCACCTGGATATTTTGCTACGGCTGTTACAGAAAAGACAAGAGCGAACCCTGAAGCGAACCAACGTATTTTAGATCATATTCCAGCAAATAGATGGGGCAATATCTTAGATTTAATGGGTACGGCTGTCTTCTTAGCTTCGGACGCTTCAAATTATGTCAATGGTACTTTAGTGAATGTGGATGGCGGATACTTAGTAAGATAA
- a CDS encoding MurR/RpiR family transcriptional regulator: MININVNKLNPLEFSVHHKLSKMIKINDKIKILEAADECDVSPSKVSKLVRKLGFENFKQYKQFFSGQEIMPETQDNSTELERLKSFIESFDYELVDQFLTIFKKFSRIVLFGLGPSFICVEYLAYKLALISEKNIFAAQSEMYAQHLVNEDTLLIIFSVTGKFTSFENLLHDVKSRGAETLLILEEYNNSLNGEIDNIFYLTNSTQNENLLPFEKTRTVFFIFIEEIIAKLMSERHTNPQ, translated from the coding sequence ATGATCAATATAAATGTAAATAAATTAAACCCACTTGAATTTTCTGTCCATCATAAACTGTCAAAAATGATTAAGATTAATGACAAAATAAAAATATTGGAAGCTGCTGATGAATGTGATGTGTCTCCTTCTAAGGTATCAAAGCTTGTAAGAAAATTAGGGTTTGAAAATTTTAAACAATACAAGCAATTTTTTAGCGGACAGGAAATCATGCCTGAAACCCAAGATAATTCAACCGAGTTAGAAAGACTAAAAAGTTTTATTGAAAGTTTTGATTACGAGTTAGTTGATCAATTTTTAACCATTTTCAAGAAATTCAGCAGAATTGTTCTTTTCGGATTAGGCCCCTCCTTTATTTGCGTTGAATACCTTGCTTATAAACTCGCACTTATATCAGAAAAAAACATTTTTGCAGCGCAAAGTGAAATGTATGCTCAACATTTGGTTAATGAGGATACACTTTTAATTATTTTTTCAGTAACCGGTAAATTTACATCCTTTGAAAACCTTTTACATGATGTAAAATCACGCGGTGCCGAAACCTTATTGATATTAGAAGAGTATAATAACTCTTTAAATGGAGAAATCGATAATATATTTTACTTAACCAATTCAACTCAAAATGAAAATCTGTTACCATTTGAAAAAACGAGAACCGTCTTCTTTATATTTATAGAAGAAATTATTGCAAAATTAATGTCAGAACGGCATACAAATCCTCAATAA
- a CDS encoding class I SAM-dependent methyltransferase: MANKEVFNDIISDYEIARPGYTFELFKDIVEYAGIKNDAKILEIGSGPGQATDYFVKNHYSITGLELGEKQVEFLLNKYSKYKNFKAVCTSFENYTCDQETYDLIFSATAFHWIKPETGYPKAYGLLKSGGVMAVFWHMSSIVEPKTEMLDHIRNIYRKHAPELDTFISENEAEGLHNRRISEIQTNHLFSEPITKIYRWNEEYSAQRYLKLMNSFSDFHEISEEKQQTILTNIADYIDSNGGVIIIPQEVRLYMAKK; encoded by the coding sequence TTGGCAAATAAAGAAGTCTTTAATGATATCATCTCAGATTATGAAATAGCCCGGCCAGGTTATACTTTTGAGTTGTTTAAGGATATTGTTGAGTATGCAGGGATAAAAAACGATGCGAAAATTCTTGAAATAGGCTCCGGGCCAGGTCAGGCTACAGATTATTTTGTGAAAAATCATTACTCCATTACAGGATTGGAGCTTGGAGAAAAACAAGTAGAGTTTCTATTGAATAAGTATTCAAAATATAAAAACTTTAAAGCTGTATGTACTTCGTTTGAAAATTACACGTGCGATCAGGAAACATATGATTTAATTTTTTCAGCTACAGCATTTCATTGGATCAAACCGGAGACTGGGTACCCTAAAGCATACGGTTTATTGAAAAGCGGAGGAGTAATGGCTGTTTTTTGGCATATGTCATCGATTGTTGAGCCAAAAACCGAAATGTTAGATCACATAAGAAATATTTATCGAAAGCATGCTCCCGAGCTGGATACTTTTATAAGTGAGAATGAAGCAGAGGGCCTGCATAATCGCAGAATTTCAGAGATACAAACTAATCATTTATTTAGTGAGCCCATAACCAAGATATACAGATGGAATGAGGAATATTCTGCACAAAGGTATCTAAAACTAATGAATTCCTTCTCGGATTTCCATGAGATTAGTGAGGAGAAGCAACAAACTATTCTTACTAATATTGCGGACTATATTGACAGTAATGGAGGTGTCATAATTATTCCGCAAGAAGTAAGATTATATATGGCAAAAAAGTAA